Proteins encoded within one genomic window of Spirochaeta cellobiosiphila DSM 17781:
- a CDS encoding response regulator: MSTYSNLIKQILIVEDHPIFRAGLVQLIKSVENWRILGEVASSWEALAVVRREIPDIILVDISLQDSNGLDLIKDLLREFPHLKILVLSMHDESFYAERALHAGAKGYVMKQAAPTKIFDAIESILLGKIYVSDDVKERLLERMISSSTRDSPSDVSDLSDREFHVFELIGFGYSSREIAEKLNLSVKTIETHKDHLKNKLNLRSSSELRQFAIQWKLSNKV; this comes from the coding sequence ATGAGCACTTATTCCAATCTAATTAAACAGATCCTTATCGTTGAAGATCATCCTATTTTCAGAGCTGGTCTTGTACAACTAATTAAAAGTGTCGAGAACTGGCGAATATTAGGAGAAGTAGCCTCTTCCTGGGAAGCCTTGGCCGTTGTACGTCGTGAGATTCCGGATATCATACTAGTTGATATAAGCTTACAAGATTCTAATGGTCTTGATCTTATCAAAGACTTGTTAAGGGAGTTTCCCCATTTGAAGATCCTGGTTCTGTCGATGCATGATGAAAGCTTTTATGCTGAAAGAGCCCTTCATGCTGGTGCTAAGGGGTATGTTATGAAGCAAGCTGCCCCCACTAAGATATTTGATGCTATTGAATCAATTCTTCTAGGCAAGATATATGTGAGTGATGATGTGAAGGAACGTTTATTGGAACGGATGATTTCTAGTTCAACCAGGGACAGTCCTTCCGATGTTAGTGATTTGAGTGACAGAGAGTTTCATGTCTTTGAGTTAATAGGATTTGGCTACAGTTCCCGGGAGATAGCCGAAAAGCTGAATCTATCAGTAAAAACCATTGAAACCCATAAAGATCATTTGAAAAATAAGCTTAACTTACGCTCCTCTAGTGAATTAAGACAATTTGCCATACAATGGAAACTATCTAATAAGGTCTAG
- a CDS encoding glycoside hydrolase family 43 protein: MQDKPLITHMYTADPSAKVFQGRVYLYPSHDRDIDKDQDDLGTQYEMEDYHVFSMDSIPGEVVDHGLALHVDQVPWATKQMWAPDAMEKDGKYYLYFPAKDKEDIFRVGVAVSDQPGGPFKAEPEPIKEMYSIDPAVFKDDDKSVYLYSGGLWGGQLENWRSGSFNPDDKEPGPEEKALCPIGAKLKDNMLEVAHSPVPIQILDEEGNPLKAGDEDRRYFEDPWVHKYKDLYYLSYSTGTTHYLVYATSTNPLGPFTYRGRILNPVLGWTTHHSIVEFQNRWYLFYHDCELSGGINHKRNVKVREFFYNSDGSISLMDP; this comes from the coding sequence ATGCAAGATAAACCCCTTATTACTCATATGTACACAGCAGATCCTTCTGCCAAGGTTTTTCAGGGTAGGGTCTATTTATATCCATCCCATGATAGAGATATCGATAAAGATCAAGATGACCTGGGTACTCAATATGAAATGGAAGATTACCATGTTTTTAGTATGGACTCCATTCCAGGAGAAGTTGTCGATCATGGCTTGGCTCTTCATGTTGATCAAGTTCCCTGGGCTACAAAACAAATGTGGGCACCAGATGCTATGGAGAAGGATGGCAAATATTATTTGTATTTTCCAGCCAAAGATAAGGAAGATATATTTAGAGTAGGTGTTGCTGTTTCAGACCAACCTGGAGGACCTTTTAAGGCAGAACCAGAGCCTATTAAAGAAATGTATTCTATTGATCCTGCTGTATTTAAAGATGATGATAAATCTGTATATCTCTATTCTGGAGGATTATGGGGGGGACAACTAGAAAACTGGAGGAGTGGCTCTTTTAATCCAGACGACAAAGAACCAGGCCCTGAAGAAAAAGCACTATGTCCTATCGGTGCTAAATTAAAAGACAATATGCTGGAAGTCGCTCATTCACCTGTTCCTATTCAAATTCTTGATGAAGAGGGTAATCCTCTCAAAGCAGGTGATGAGGATCGACGTTATTTTGAAGATCCCTGGGTTCATAAATATAAAGATTTGTATTATCTCTCCTATAGCACAGGGACAACTCATTATTTGGTTTACGCTACCAGTACTAATCCTTTAGGTCCTTTTACTTACAGAGGACGAATACTGAATCCTGTGTTAGGCTGGACAACTCACCATTCCATAGTGGAATTCCAGAATAGATGGTACCTCTTCTATCATGATTGTGAGCTATCTGGAGGAATAAACCACAAACGTAATGTTAAGGTAAGAGAGTTTTTCTATAACAGTGATGGCAGTATATCTTTGATGGATCCCTAA
- a CDS encoding ABC transporter substrate-binding protein, whose amino-acid sequence MKKYKFISKLMTFTLLFMLVLGCQKKPNEMDILEISLYKGEVSAPIYVADQLGYMNEEGLKLRFIEFDSGKLAFEDLKAGNTKITTASDSVILSNPNYADNVRILAVLSTAEIIEFFIPYDPDINTINDLLGHRIGTTRGSASEYILESHLLLNGITMDQVELIDMNPPEMEANLLADNVDAVYSWNPNIYNLAQDWKGDYTILEGQRGNPFYFLLIADKGWLDTHHKQTISLLSAIKKGVEYLRNNEKSSKSILMERFHLDEAYMDYSWTRHFYTLSLPQSLVFAMENQLRWINRHDKKVDLDFKSIIDDSWLNEVNPQGVTIIRE is encoded by the coding sequence ATGAAAAAGTATAAATTCATATCAAAGTTAATGACTTTTACTTTACTATTTATGCTTGTCTTAGGATGTCAAAAGAAACCAAATGAGATGGATATCCTGGAAATATCCCTATACAAAGGTGAGGTATCAGCTCCTATCTATGTCGCTGATCAACTAGGATATATGAATGAGGAAGGTTTGAAGCTTCGATTCATTGAGTTTGATTCTGGTAAATTAGCCTTTGAAGACTTAAAAGCGGGAAATACCAAAATTACTACAGCCTCAGACTCAGTTATTCTCTCGAATCCTAATTATGCTGATAATGTTCGAATCCTTGCTGTTCTAAGTACGGCTGAGATTATTGAATTCTTTATACCCTATGATCCAGACATCAATACTATAAATGACCTATTAGGTCATCGCATTGGTACGACCAGAGGCAGTGCTTCAGAGTATATCTTAGAAAGTCATCTTCTTCTCAATGGGATAACCATGGATCAAGTAGAGCTAATCGATATGAATCCCCCAGAGATGGAAGCTAACCTTCTAGCGGATAATGTGGACGCTGTCTATTCCTGGAATCCCAATATTTACAATCTTGCCCAGGACTGGAAGGGCGATTATACGATACTGGAAGGGCAAAGGGGTAACCCCTTTTACTTTCTATTGATTGCTGATAAAGGATGGTTGGATACCCATCATAAGCAAACAATATCATTACTAAGTGCTATTAAAAAGGGCGTTGAGTATTTAAGAAATAATGAAAAATCCAGTAAATCAATTCTGATGGAACGTTTCCATTTAGATGAAGCTTATATGGATTATAGCTGGACCAGACATTTTTATACTCTTTCCTTACCTCAATCGCTTGTTTTTGCTATGGAGAATCAACTCCGCTGGATTAATAGACATGACAAAAAGGTTGATCTTGATTTTAAAAGCATTATAGATGATTCCTGGTTAAATGAAGTTAATCCTCAGGGGGTTACAATAATAAGGGAATAG
- a CDS encoding response regulator: MDTGQINVLLADDDEADVELMIDLFEESKIKLNLSVVSDGVQVMNFVRKVDQYIDSSTPDLILLDLNMPRKSGRETLEEIKSDSKLRHIPVVILTTSDSNIDIVKSYTSGASCYITKPVGLEQLRQVVSSIENFWFSIVKYPQP, from the coding sequence ATGGATACTGGACAAATTAATGTCCTATTAGCCGATGATGATGAAGCAGATGTGGAACTTATGATTGATTTATTTGAAGAGTCAAAAATCAAACTTAATCTTTCTGTTGTGTCCGATGGTGTACAAGTCATGAACTTCGTTAGAAAAGTGGATCAGTATATTGATAGTAGTACCCCAGATCTAATTTTGCTAGATCTGAATATGCCTCGTAAAAGCGGAAGAGAAACACTTGAAGAGATTAAATCTGATTCTAAGCTCAGACATATTCCTGTTGTCATACTAACCACTTCAGATTCTAATATTGATATAGTAAAAAGTTATACATCTGGAGCCAGTTGCTATATAACCAAACCAGTAGGTTTGGAACAGCTAAGACAAGTGGTATCCTCTATAGAAAATTTTTGGTTTTCTATTGTTAAGTATCCACAACCTTAA
- a CDS encoding response regulator has product MVVVDERQNLEILLIDDDQGDIFFLEETLSEIPNYSFKVQSADSLSSGLQILQSAPIQLVFLDLLLPDSQNLTSIKKIREISDDIPIIVTTGMDNLSLSMTAMDEGAQFYLVKDKINVELLLQSITFALNAKETYLNSRLNNQIKHLMDQSLDGQLVVGHDKRIAYMNPAATNISLQADINFDTLIEEIKNKTVDNQLEVLNHYGDNHIYELKEDNIVWDGADATMYSLRDVTEHIQQKRQLAEALDMNKKLLRELKHRVINSFTLLSSMVSIMMTDKNSAEANSPLAEIEKRIDAMAELYHIVYISDDITSMSLYLYMDNLTKHMTEDRVQLTNHTEDINISSAKALLLGLIFVELFTNSVKHGFPDGQKGHIHINITQQDDNVHILYKDDGIGLPEDFNPEESDSYGMTVISGLTKQLEGEHQMYNDKGLTFKMSFPLQTD; this is encoded by the coding sequence ATGGTTGTTGTAGATGAGAGACAGAATTTAGAGATCCTCCTTATAGATGACGATCAGGGAGATATATTCTTCTTAGAAGAAACCCTTTCAGAGATTCCCAATTACTCCTTTAAGGTACAATCTGCAGACTCTTTGAGCTCAGGGCTTCAAATCCTTCAATCAGCACCTATTCAATTGGTCTTTCTTGATTTACTACTCCCTGATTCGCAAAATCTGACATCCATTAAAAAGATTCGGGAAATATCTGATGATATCCCCATAATTGTGACCACAGGTATGGATAACTTATCCCTTTCCATGACAGCTATGGACGAAGGAGCCCAGTTCTATCTTGTTAAAGACAAGATTAATGTTGAACTATTGCTTCAGTCTATAACCTTTGCTTTAAATGCCAAGGAAACCTATCTCAACAGTCGACTCAACAATCAAATCAAACATCTAATGGATCAAAGCCTGGATGGTCAACTAGTCGTAGGACATGATAAAAGAATTGCCTATATGAATCCTGCCGCTACCAATATATCCCTCCAGGCAGATATTAATTTTGATACTTTGATAGAAGAGATCAAGAACAAGACTGTGGACAATCAATTGGAAGTACTAAATCATTATGGTGATAATCATATTTATGAGCTAAAAGAAGATAATATCGTTTGGGATGGAGCAGATGCCACCATGTATTCCTTAAGAGATGTCACTGAGCATATTCAGCAGAAAAGGCAATTGGCAGAGGCCCTGGACATGAATAAAAAACTTCTAAGAGAATTGAAGCATAGAGTCATTAACAGCTTTACCTTATTATCCAGTATGGTAAGTATTATGATGACGGATAAGAATTCTGCAGAAGCCAATTCCCCATTAGCAGAAATTGAAAAACGAATTGATGCGATGGCAGAACTCTACCATATCGTCTATATAAGCGATGATATTACATCCATGAGCCTTTACTTATATATGGATAATCTGACTAAACATATGACAGAGGATAGGGTTCAATTAACGAATCATACAGAAGATATTAACATTTCCTCAGCCAAAGCTTTATTGCTGGGATTAATATTCGTCGAACTCTTCACCAACTCTGTTAAACATGGTTTTCCCGATGGTCAAAAAGGTCATATTCATATCAATATTACCCAACAGGATGATAATGTGCATATCCTGTATAAAGATGATGGAATCGGATTACCTGAAGACTTTAACCCGGAAGAATCAGACTCTTATGGTATGACCGTCATCAGTGGTTTAACAAAGCAGCTAGAAGGGGAACATCAAATGTATAATGATAAAGGATTAACCTTTAAAATGAGTTTCCCCCTCCAGACAGATTAG